One Solanum lycopersicum chromosome 2, SLM_r2.1 genomic region harbors:
- the LOC101266892 gene encoding AAA-ATPase At2g18193-like, producing MYDISKMQNTASTLFSAYASLAASMMLVRTMANDIIPKSLLTYIQSAISYLFTPLSTQLTIIVDEQCGMTRNQVYEAAEIYLRTKIGPNADKVRAHKTPKQKNINVSIEKDEEITDVYGVVQMKWRLVSVEPQDRHGYTPEKRFFELSFNKRFKESVLNEYLPFVLTKAKEIQDNDRAVKLYTRDCPCGSDDDGYGYGGGGGGVWGSINLDHPATFDTLAMEPEMKKMIIEDLDRFVKRRDFYKKVGKAWKRGYLLYGPPGTGKSSLIAAMANYLKFDIYDLELTSLYSNSELRRILISTSNRSIIVIEDIDCSVEMHDRNLGHQPSDTKITLSGLLNFIDGLWSNCGDERIIVFTTNHKEKLDPALLRPGRMDMHIHMSYCTNQSFKILAFNYLGVSDHRLFGEIEGLIKNVEVTPAEVAEELMRSEDAEVVLEGVLNLLKRKADEANEIKEEKSPSTPEDDEKEEIEDKKVDEGEIQEAKRLRTEVLVHTLRNQRRGRMRIGRPNRGRGGRW from the exons ATGTACGACATCTCAAAAATGCAGAACACGGCATCGACTTTATTCTCGGCGTACGCTTCTCTTGCGGCGTCGATGATGCTTGTTCGCACCATGGCTAACGATATCATCCCAAAATCACTCCTCACATATATCCAATCAGCTATCAGCTATCTCTTCACTCCACTTTCTACCCAACTCACCATCATCGTCGATGAACAGTGTGGAATGACCCGAAATCAAGTTTACGAGGCCGCCGAAATTTACCTCCGTACAAAGATCGGTCCGAACGCCGACAAAGTCCGGGCCCACAAAACCCCTAAACAGAAAAACATCAACGTGAGCATAGAGAAGGATGAAGAGATCACTGATGTATACGGCGTCGTACAGATGAAATGGAGATTGGTCTCTGTTGAGCCTCAGGATAGACATGGGTATACCCCAGAGAAAAGATTCTTTGAGCTGAGTTTTAATAAAAGGTTTAAAGAAAGTGTTTTGAATGAGTATTTACCCTTTGTGTTGACAAAGGCTAAAGAAATTCAAGATAACGATAGGGCTGTGAAATTGTATACAAGGGATTGTCCTTGTGGTAGTGATGATGATGGGTACGGGTATGGAGGTGGGGGTGGTGGGGTTTGGGGTTCCATAAATTTGGATCATCCTGCAACTTTTGATACTTTGGCTATGGAACCTgaaatgaagaagatgataattGAGGATCTTGATAGATTTGTGAAAAGGAGGGATTTTTACAAGAAAGTTGGTAAGGCATGGAAAAGAGGATATCTTTTGTATGGACCTCCAGGAACAGGGAAATCTAGCTTGATTGCTGCCATGGCCAATTACTTAAAGTTCGATATTTATGATTTGGAACTCACCAGTTTGTATTCTAATTCGGAATTGAGAAGGATTTTGATCTCCACTTCAAATCGATCCATTATTGTGATTGAAGATATTGATTGTAGTGTGGAAATGCATGATCGAAATCTTGGACATCAACCCAGTGACACTAAG ATAACGTTATCGGGTTTGTTGAACTTCATTGATGGATTGTGGTCCAATTGCGGGGATGAAAGAATTATTGTATTTACAACCAACCATAAGGAGAAGTTGGATCCTGCTTTGTTGAGACCTGGTCGAATGGATATGCACATTCATATGTCCTATTGTACTAATCAGAGTTTCAAGATTCTGGCTTTTAACTACTTGGGTGTATCTGATCATAGACTATTCGGGGAGATTGAAGGCCTAATCAAGAATGTAGAGGTGACCCCTGCAGAAGTTGCAGAGGAACTGATGAGAAGTGAGGATGCTGAGGTTGTCCTTGAGGGAGTGCTTAATTTGCTCAAGCGAAAAGCTGATGAAGCCAATGAAATCAAGGAGGAGAAGAGTCCTAGCACCCCAGAAGACGATGAGAAGGAAGAGATTGAGGACAAAAAGGTTGATGAAGGTGAGATTCAAGAAGCTAAAAGACTGAGAACTGAAGTGTTGGTTCATACTTTGAGAAACCAAAGGAGAGGAAGAATGAGAATAGGAAGACCGAATAGAGGACGAGGGGGGCGTTGGTAA
- the MAPK8 gene encoding mitogen-activated protein kinase 8 isoform X1 yields MATQVEAPNGIRSRGKHYYTMWQTVFEVDTKYVPIKPIGRGAYGVVCSSVNKETNEKVAIKKINNVFSNRIDALRTLRELKLLRHIRHENVIALKDVMMPIHRSSFKDIYLVYELMDTDLNHIIKSPQPLSDDHCKYFLFQLLRGLKYLHSANILHRDLKPGNLLVNANCELKICDFGLARTSRNNGQFMTEYVVTRWYRAPELLLCCDNYGTSIDVWSVGCIFAEILGRKPLFPGTECLNQLKLILNILGSQPEADLHFIDNPRAKGFIRSLPFTRGAHFSSLFPHADPLAIDLLQRMLIFDPSKRITVTEALYHPYLSSLYDPTCNLPAQFPLNLDIDENMAEPLIREMMLREIFHYHPEAAYINTFY; encoded by the exons ATGGCAACTCAAGTGGAGGCTCCGAATGGAATTAGGTCACGAGGGAAGCATTACTACACAATGTGGCAAACAGTATTTGAAGTGGATACGAAATACGTGCCGATCAAACCTATTGGGAGAGGAGCTTATGGTGTGGTTTGTTCCTCAGTGAATAAGGAGACAAATGAGAAAGTTGCTATCAAGAAAATTAATAACGTGTTTTCGAATAGAATTGATGCACTTAGAACTCTGAGAGAATTGAAGCTATTGCGGCATATAAGGCATGAGAATGTGATTGCTTTGAAGGATGTGATGATGCCTATTCACAGAAGTAGTTTCAAGGATATCTATTTGGTTTATGAGTTGATGGATACGGATCTCAATCATATCATTAAGTCGCCGCAGCCTTTGTCTGATGATCATTGcaagtattttctttttcag CTCCTTCGTGGCTTGAAATATCTCCATTCAGCTAATATTCTTCACCGGGACTTGAAACCTGGGAATCTCCTTGTGAATGCCAACTGTGAGTTAAAGATTTGTGACTTTGGACTGGCTAGGACTAGCAGAAACAATGGGCAGTTCATGACTGAATATGTTGTAACTCGTTGGTATCGTGCACCGGAGCTACTTCTTTGCTGTGACAATTATGGAACATCCATTGATGTCTGGTCTGTTGGATGCATCTTTGCAGAAATTCTTGGCCGGAAGCCTCTATTTCCAGGAACTGAGTGCCTCAATCAGCTTAAACTTATTCTCAATATCCTTGGTAGCCAGCCTGAAGCTGATCTTCATTTCATTGATAACCCAAGGGCTAAAGGATTCATCCGATCTCTTCCTTTTACACGAGGAGCtcacttttcttctcttttccctCATGCTGATCCTTTAGCAATAGACTTACTGCAGCGAATGCTCATTTTTGATCCCTCGAAGAGAATAACAGTTACAGAAGCTCTCTATCACCCTTACCTATCAAGTCTTTATGATCCAACATGCAATCTTCCCGCTCAATTTCCTCTTAATCTGGATATTGACGAGAATATGGCAGAACCATTGATTCGGGAGATGATGCTGAGAGAAATCTTTCATTACCATCCTGAAGCAGCTTATATCAACACATTTTACTAG
- the LOC101267186 gene encoding disease resistance RPP13-like protein 4, translating into MVDAVVTVFLEKLLNVLTEESRFLSQHRQQFEKLKNELLFMQSFLKDVERLKRKHTTLKTVMASLRDLIFEAEEILEDCQNQSADSDGSTRFSTRLHPKRLSHRHQTGKRLSEINDKITEIKQNISTYLGVPLMKEGSIEAHDNLMTRWTSSLYNHTQVVGLEGDTEKIKDWLFEASDGLLAVAFVGMGGLGKTTLAQKVFNERSMENHFERRIWVSVSQTFTDEQVMRSILKSLGDACIGDDQGELLRKINQYLLGKRFLIVMDDVWSLDNAWWQKIYSGLPKGNGSSVIVTTRNELVARKMGVTEARTHWPKFLNEHYSWLLFRKIAFAATAGECNFPELEDMGKEIVEKCKGLPLAIKAVGGVMLCKPPYYHEWRRIADHFRDELKENDNSVMASLQLSYDELPPYLKSCFLCFSLFPEDCVILKDKLIRWWIGESFIPLRSGRLSTEVGEDCFSQLSNRCLIEVVDKAYNGVIHTCKMHDMVRDLVIKIADDDSFSTPSDANCRHLGINSAMNGKQLLSNRKLRALLTTTKSGEVNKIPSDIARKFCNSRHLQVLDLSKSIFDVPLSSLLEGIGSARQLAYLSLSNTHPLIGVPDSISNLEKLQILDFSYCQNMKMLPSCVLTFVELAILDLNHCGSLEYLPKGLSKLSNLQVLLGFKPAKLSQRGGCRISELRSLTRLRRLSLRLTQDEEIGDDEGNALIGLQELQLLTISCFDSQDDGLVTKLGKLYPPRQLHELILKFYPGKISPEWLNPTSLPMLRYMSINSGDMKEMHDNFWGDHTTVWKIEGLMLEALTDLRLEWSAVNRVMPSLRILKASWCPEVEAFPIEDAGFRGGLWKKEEYSHRC; encoded by the coding sequence ATGGTGGACGCAGTGGTAACTGTATTCTTAGAGAAACTTCTAAATGTTCTCACTGAGGAAAGCAGATTTCTAAGTCAACACAGACAACAGTTTGAAAAGTTAAAGAATGAATTATTATTCATGCAAAGCTTTCTCAAGGATGTAGAGAGGCTCAAGAGGAAACACACCACTCTTAAAACGGTCATGGCCTCTTTGAGAGACTTAATCTTTGAAGCTGAAGAGATACTGGAGGACTGCCAGAATCAGTCAGCAGATAGTGATGGGTCTACTAGATTCTCTACGCGCTTACATCCCAAAAGGTTATCTCATCGCCATCAAACTGGGAAGCGACTTTCTGAAATCAATGACAAGATCACGGAAATAAAGCAAAACATTTCGACATACCTTGGAGTGCCACTTATGAAAGAAGGAAGTATAGAGGCACACGATAATCTAATGACAAGATGGACTTCTTCCCTTTACAACCACACTCAGGTAGTTGGTTTGGAAGGTGACACAGAGAAGATAAAGGATTGGCTATTTGAAGCAAGTGATGGTTTACTTGCCGTTGCATTTGTGGGTATGGGAGGGCTCGGTAAAACCACTCTTGCTCAGAAAGTCTTCAATGAGAGAAGCATGGAGAATCACTTTGAGAGGAGAATTTGGGTATCTGTTTCTCAAACATTTACTGACGAACAAGTCATGAGAAGCATATTGAAGAGTTTGGGAGATGCATGCATTGGTGACGACCAGGGTGAATTGTTAAGAAAAATTAACCAGTACCTTTTAGGAAAGAGGTTTTTGATTGTTATGGATGACGTTTGGAGCTTGGACAATGCTTGGTGGCAGAAAATCTATTCTGGACTACCCAAAGGTAATGGGAGCAGTGTTATTGTAACTACAAGAAATGAGTTAGTTGCTCGCAAGATGGGAGTCACAGAAGCAAGGACACACTGGCCAAAATTCCTGAATGAGCACTACAGTTGGTTACTGTTCCGGAAGATTGCATTTGCAGCAACTGCAGGTGAATGCAATTTTCCTGAATTGGAGGATATGGGAAAGGAGATCGTGGAAAAATGTAAGGGTCTTCCATTAGCAATCAAAGCAGTAGGAGGAGTGATGCTTTGTAAACCACCTTACTATCACGAATGGAGGCGTATTGCAGATCATTTCCGCGAtgaattgaaagaaaatgatAACTCAGTGATGGCTTCATTACAGTTGAGCTATGATGAACTACCTCCATACTTAAAATCCTGCTTCCTTTGTTTTTCACTCTTTCCTGAGGATTGTGTCATACTTAAAGACAAGCTGATCCGTTGGTGGATCGGAGAAAGTTTCATCCCTCTGAGAAGTGGTAGGTTATCAACTGAAGTTGGAGAAGATTGTTTCTCGCAACTATCCAATCGATGTTTGATTGAAGTTGTTGATAAGGCTTACAATGGTGTGATCCATACTTGCAAAATGCATGATATGGTTCGTGATTTGGTGATCAAAATTGCAGATGATGATTCATTTTCCACCCCATCTGATGCAAATTGTCGGCATTTGGGTATTAATAGTGCGATGAATGGGAAGCAACTACTGAGCAATCGAAAATTACGAGCACTGCTGACAACCACCAAGAGTGGTGAAGTAAACAAAATCCCTTCTGATATTGCTAGGAAGTTCTGCAATAGTCGACACCTCCAGGTACTGGATCTGTCCAAATCAATTTTCGATGTGCCTCTTTCAAGTTTGCTGGAAGGCATTGGATCTGCCAGACAGCTTGCTTATCTCAGTTTAAGCAATACACACCCGTTGATTGGTGTTCCAGATTCCATATCCAATCTTGAAAAATTACAGATTTTGGACTTCAGCTATTGCCAGAATATGAAAATGCTCCCCTCTTGTGTTTTAACATTTGTGGAACTAGCAATTTTAGATTTGAACCACTGTGGGTCACTTGAGTACCTGCCAAAAGGATTGAGTAAGCTTTCCAATCTTCAAGTACTGCTTGGATTTAAGCCTGCAAAATTAAGCCAGCGTGGAGGTTGTCGTATTTCTGAACTCAGAAGCCTTACTCGACTGAGAAGGCTCAGTTTAAGACTAACTCAGGATGAGGAGATTGGCGATGATGAGGGGAATGCACTGATAGGTCTCCAAGAACTTCAACTTTTGACAATAAGTTGCTTTGACAGTCAAGATGATGGACTAGTCACAAAACTTGGTAAACTTTATCCTCCTCGACAACTCCACGAGCTGATTCTTAAATTCTATCCAGGTAAAATAAGTCCTGAATGGCTTAACCCCACATCTCTCCCCATGTTGCGATATATGTCAATCAATTCAGGTGATATGAAAGAAATGCACGACAACTTCTGGGGTGATCACACTACTGTTTGGAAAATTGAGGGGTTAATGTTGGAAGCTTTAACTGATTTGAGATTGGAGTGGTCAGCAGTAAATCGAGTGATGCCTTCGTTAAGAATACTCAAGGCTAGCTGGTGCCCCGAGGTGGAGGCATTTCCAATTGAAGATGCAGGATTCAGAGGGGGCTTATGGAAGAAGGAAGAATATAGCCATAGGTGTTGA
- the LOC101267471 gene encoding transcription factor bHLH110-like, which translates to MDSTNLYNHHQLQQLAGYPFFSTGVSTLHDWNSGITSEEEYYYKLGHMKRISSEELMWKRGIDTFPLMNTSMFHDGHHESSNDPLDDKNNKAGYIISNDYFLKMKDMNSLSNNMFKESYFENEQQHAFDLNENLLSEDSYMNNANNSSYVSSHDMEYSDFQGLKLAFNGLTFKNSHDSNSNCFGHFTTERMSSGFADGLQELTHSPSSKKITSNVRKNIGVSSKAKRSAEDEANPCQEASKKSRVTSQSPSTLMLKVRKEKLGDRISALHRLVAPFGKTDTASVLTEAIGYIQFLQDQILTLSMPYSKSTERKLHHINLKDSSIEAVLDLESRGLCLVPTSFSSYISQSCD; encoded by the exons ATGGATTCTACGAATctttataatcatcatcaacTTCAACAGCTTGCTGGATATCCCTTTTTCAGTACTGGAGTTTCAACTCTACATGATTGGAACTCAGGCATCACCTC GGAAGAAGAATATTACTACAAGCTGGGACACATGAAAAGGATCTCATCAGAAGAGCTCATGTGGAAAAGAGGCATCGACACATTTCCATTAATGAACACCTCAATGTTCCACGACGGACATCATGAATCATCCAACGATCCGCTGGATGACAAAAATAACAAGGCCGGCTACATAATATCCAATGATTATTTCCTCAAAATGAAAGATATGAATAGTTTGAGTAACAACATGTTCAAAGAAAGTTACTTTGAAAACGAACAACAACATGCTTTTGATCTGAATGAGAATCTTCTGTCCGAAGATTCTTACATGAACAATGCTAATAATTCGAGTTATGTCTCAAGTCATGATATGGAATATTCAGATTTCCAGGGGTTGAAGTTAGCATTTAATGGACTAACTTTCAAGAACAGCCAtgatagtaatagtaattgctTTGGCCATTTCACTACAGAAAGGATGTCTTCGGGTTTTGCTGATGGACTACAAGAATTAACCCATAGTCCATCATCCAAAAAA ATCACATCAAACGTTAGGAAGAACATTGGAGtttcttcaaaagcaaaaagaTCTGCTGAAGATGAAGCTAATCCATGTCAAGAAGCATCAAAGAAGTCTCGAGTTACATCGCAATCTCCAAGCACATTAATGCTAAAG GTGAGAAAGGAAAAACTAGGAGACAGGATTTCAGCTCTACACAGATTAGTGGCACCTTTTGGCAAG ACTGATACTGCATCAGTATTAACAGAAGCCATTGGCTATATTCAGTTCCTTCAGGACCAAATACTG ACATTGAGTATGCCTTATTCGAAATCAACTGAAAGGAAGCTCCATCACATAAATCTAAAg GATTCGAGCATAGAGGCAGTGCTAGATCTAGAGAGTAGAGGATTATGTTTGGTGCCAACATCATTTTCTTCTTACATCTCTCAGTCCTGTGATTGA
- the LOC101267761 gene encoding bZIP transcription factor 11-like — MASPSGNSSSGSEDLQQLMDQRKRKRMISNRESARRSRMKKQTHLNELMAQVNQLKEQNNQIVSNINMVSQVYLNVEAENSVLRAQMAELSNRLQSLNEIINCINSANSTIDETEINCEDDFLNPWNLLHVNQPIMASADAFMY, encoded by the coding sequence atGGCTTCTCCTAGTGGAAATTCTTCATCAGGGTCAGAGGATCTTCAACAACTAATGGATCAAAGAAAACGTAAAAGAATGATATCGAACAGGGAATCAGCAAGAAGGTCAAGAATGAAGAAGCAGACACATTTGAATGAACTAATGGCTCAAGTGAATCAACTGAAGgaacaaaataatcaaattgtGAGTAACATAAATATGGTGAGTCAGGTTTATTTGAATGTGGAAGCAGAAAACTCTGTTCTCAGAGCACAAATGGCAGAGTTGAGTAACAGGCTACAGTCTTTAAATGAGATCATAAACTGCATCAACTCAGCAAACTCAACAATTGATGAAACAGAGATTAATTGTGAAGATGATTTCTTGAATCCTTGGAATTTGCTACATGTGAATCAGCCAATTATGGCTTCTGCTGATGCCTTCATGTACTGA
- the LOC101259707 gene encoding AAA-ATPase At5g17760-like — MMSLSSMPSAATMFQVYASISTAITMFKTMIHQLVPQQVQCYIETKIRRYFRPNSSDVTLVIEERDGMGINDVFTCAEIYLSARISPEFQRFKITKRPKDTGVNVKFGNCGKITDSFEEIELVWKFVNEAKKSISRFQDDDEGDFSEKHTFELSFSKQHKERILNTYIPFVLNTAKTMRNEKKIIQLHSLSGNCYSSINWDSVNLEHPSTFETLALEPALKKTIIQDLDRFLKRKEFYRRVGKAWKRGYLLYGPPGTGKSSLVAAIANYLKFDIYDLEFSNIKRDADLRRLLLSTKNRSILVIEDIDCSVTMPERNVARTNHNIRRDRDQEITLGGLLNFIDGLWSSCGDERIVIFTTNHKEKIDPALLRPGRMDMHIHMSYLTSESFTVLANNYLEISDPLYNTFKEAKELIEGAQVTPAEVAEQFMKSEDPDVCLESLVKFLKLKKINEQMQKKKHEEANTTDDDKQLQRIKTLSIDNSLHS, encoded by the exons ATGATGAGTCTCTCAAGTATGCCTTCAGCGGCTACAATGTTCCAGGTGTATGCCTCAATATCTACTGCCATTACAATGTTTAAAACAATGATCCACCAGTTGGTCCCTCAGCAAGTTCAGTGCTATATTGAAACCAAAATTCGTAGATATTTTCGCCCAAATTCGTCAGATGTGACTTTGGTTATCGAAGAAAGAGATGGCATGGGCATCAACGATGTCTTCACTTGTGCTGAAATCTATTTGTCTGCACGAATCAGCCCAGAATTTCAACGTTTCAAAATTACCAAACGACCCAAAGACACAGGGGTCAATGTTAAATTTGGGAATTGTGGGAAAATTACTGATTCCTTTGAAGAGATTGAATTGGTATGGAAGTTTGTTAATGAAGCGAAGAAGTCGATTTCGAGATTTCAAGATGATGATGAAGGTGATTTTTCTGAGAAACATACGTTTGAGCTGAGCTTTAGCAAACAACACAAGGAAAGGATTCTGAATACCTACATCCCTTTTGTACTTAACACGGCCAAAACGATGCGGAAcgagaaaaaaattattcaattgcATTCTCTATCTGGTAACTGTTATAGCTCTATAAATTGGGATTCTGTGAACCTTGAGCACCCTTCAACTTTTGAGACATTAGCTTTAGAACCAGCACTTAAAAAAACCATAATACAGGACCTTGATAGGTTTTTAAAGAGGAAGGAGTTTTACAGGAGAGTTGGAAAAGCATGGAAAAGGGGATACTTATTGTACGGACCACCCGGGACAGGGAAATCAAGCTTAGTTGCTGCAATTGCTAATTATTTGAAGTTTGACATATATGATCtagaattttcaaatataaagcGGGATGCTGATTTGAGAAGGCTCCTTCTCAGCACAAAGAATAGATCTATACTTGTTATCGAAGATATTGACTGCAGCGTTACCATGCCCGAAAGAAATGTAGCTCGCACAAATCACAATATTCGCCGGGATCGGGATCAAGAG ATTACACTTGGTGGGTTATTAAACTTCATAGACGGGCTATGGTCGAGTTGTGGTGATGAAAGGATCGTTATATTTACGACAAATCACAAAGAGAAGATTGATCCAGCTCTATTGCGACCTGGAAGAATGGACATGCATATTCATATGTCTTACTTAACTAGTGAAAGCTTTACAGTGTTGGCAAATAATTATCTGGAAATAAGTGATCCTCTTTACAACACTTTTAAAGAAGCAAAAGAATTGATTGAAGGGGCACAAGTTACTCCCGCAGAAGTTGCTGAGCAATTTATGAAGAGTGAAGATCCTGATGTTTGCCTTGAAAGTCTTGTCAAATTtctaaagctaaaaaaaattaatgagcaGATGCAGAAGAAGAAGCACGAGGAGGCAAATACTactgatgatgacaaacaacttCAAAGGATCAAAACTTTGAGTATTGATAATTCACTTCACTCCTAA